The genome window ttgattagtaagaaatacattaaaattcaaGACGAAATTATCTATTTAGTATTAAcgaaatataaacaaaataaaaacataaataattgtTTCTTAAGAAATTTCTTACTGATCATTATTTCTGATATATTAAATTGAAATTggaaattcttttaaattctcaaaatcATATATGATTAACTTTGTACTAAATTTTGCAATAGCTTCTTATTTGATATACAAAATCAACCAGTTCTTGAAAATATCGTCTTccattttattgaaaattttggttttgataatATTCATTAGTGAAATGTTTGTTCCATATTTGTAATAGAAATTGGAAGAGTGAGTACTAGTACAACCactttgaaaatatattaataatttattgattttcaatttcataACAGCCATTGGCAATGGCATGAATAAAAAGtatttaacaaatattttttgaagtgcAAATGTTCAATTACATGGTGAAGTTTCATTTTCaacactagtttttttttttttttttttaataatttgtgaATTCTTGCAAATAAAAGTTGTTAACTGTTAAAAAATATTACCAACTCTACTAAGATTCATGTGCCTTTTGAGAATTCAAAGTTGAGTTAAGAATAAGCAATTTCACTAATATGTTTACTAAACTGATGATTTAAATCTTGTAATTGAGAATTTactataataatacaaaattataaaatcatctTACTCATGGGAGAAAAACAAGTACcaaacaattctttttttttttttttccctcttaatTGTGTAGTCAAAATTCTCAAATACTTTACAAGGAGGTTTGGTGTCTTCACCCTCCCTGTAtagcctttttaattttaattatttaaaatcaatACTTAGTCTTTTTTTGAGACAAACGATAGAAAATCAATATTTAGTCTTAGATTGGTTACGACCAAATATTGGTGTTGTaagtcctttttggtaatttgcaCCTGAAAGAATGGTTTTAGACAAGCATTCTCCAAATACTCATTTGACAAAAATACCACATTTCCAtgagtttaaagtttaaataaacaattatatgtaatattaaAAATCGCATTtccaaaaatgcaaaatgcaaaatgcaaaatgtaacattgcttttattattattattattattatcaatatcaatataaTACTAAAAGTTGAAACGTAGCAAttaatgttgctacgctcaCATTGAGCCATGTTAGCAGCCATGTCATTACCatcttttttcttgaatttcttctataattttaaaataattttcctaaattttaaaatactaaaaaaatgaaaataattctcCACCTTATCTCCACTATAAAGCCCAAACTTTATAGCTTTAATTCCACAATAAAgctcaagcccaagcccaagccccAGCTTGTGTCACGGTTTCAAATGCCCTTCTGTCTCCTCACCTTTCAGTTTACTGTGTTTCACGATTTCTGTCTCCCCACCTTTTAAACGGCAACCCTTCATCCGTGTTAATTTTTCGGCGGTTTCAATTCCTCAACGGCAACCCTTCAGCTTTTGCTAACGCCAGCTAGAACAACAGTCTCTCTATCTTCCCTCctttgtctctttctctcctcaCAATATATTAATACTGACAAAAAGTGGATGATTCAATTCGGGTATTTGTGCTCTATTCTTGTGACTGCCCCGCATAATTATTCAATGTAAGGATTAGattattttgattgatttttttttctttaaaaaatttgttactgCCTCTTTCATGCTATGATATGGATGATTGttatgttgatttttctttgtatttgatttttttaaggatgttgaatttttgattgctatgttttttaattggagCTCTACCTCTTTTATATTGTGGGTCGTATATGGGTCAGTGTGATTCTGATTTCTTCGTGTAGTGCTGTTGTGTGGATACCTCAACAATTTGGTTTGGTTAACATATGGGTTTACTCTTGCTAGGGATACGCCACTGGGTGTTTTAATTGGAGTTCTAACTCTTTTGTGTTGTGGGTCATATATGGGTTTATGTAGTCATGTAGATATTGTTTAATGAGAGAGGCTAAATAGTTCATGTAGACTTATTTCCCATATGTTATGAGGGGTTGCTCCAAATTAATATAAAGTGAATTAGAGTGGTCCAAAATTTCCCATATTCGATGTTTTGGTAATGACGCTATTAAAATTCATCCCCAGCTACGCAAATTGGTCCAAGACAGATCCCAGCCGTAAGTTTTCTCATATTGAATCAACCAAACAATTATCAAAGGTTGCCAAATTCccttacagttttttttttctctctcttaaatttctAGTTATACTTTAAGAAGCAACAATAAAATGGGATGTTCTGTTCTCTTCAGCTACAAATGATCAAAATTCAAGAGCTGCATGTGATGACAAACCAAATAAGAGAAGCTCCAGATTTGTTTGCGCAATGgtaatacaaaaacaatgtggtTAGTCCATCTTCTagtctcttttcttttatagatttttttttccttgtgttATTTCCAAGTGTAATTCCCAAATTTTGAATGTTCCTGTAGGGTTATTTGATGATTATCTAGTTGGGGAgaggtaagaaatttttttacctgCAAACAAGTTTAGGTATTTAAATTTCTCCTTCAGCTCAagtcattattttctttctcagcATAACACAATGCAAGACTAATGCaatgatatatttttctagCTTAGATTATTGGGAGAATTTATGTGAAACAATCTTGGAAAATATTAAGGGTCTACTTAGATCCTTAGGAAGTTTTAGGAAacatatgcataattttttagatctgtaaaattttcatttgccCAAACTCAAACACTCAAAAACACCTCATACAGTCTAAGTTTCATAGACtacaaaaaatctttttttacaaattcttgATGCAATAAGCTATTCTTGGTATAAAGAATGTATAATAAAAGAACACCAAAGTCTGCTTAAAATTCTGCAGGGCAaggattttgttattataaagaaaacaaacttTTCCCTATCCTAGCTGCCTTGACTAAGTTAAGTAGGAAGtatcttattcttttttccttttcccgtCTTGGATTTGTTCATTTCGCATGATAAGTAATGTCTGTAATTCCGTTtatcaaaagccaaaaaaaaaaaaaaaaatgtctctaATTCCACtgttttaccatttcatttttccatctaCTCTACTTAATAGAGTGGAGAGTGGCCCCATTTATGATGACTCAATTCTTGATAGAGTCTTATGCAAGAATTGGAGTCTCATTTCTAATATCCCTTAAGTCCAAGTAATGGAATGGACTGGATTCATCTATATGGTTTTGTACAAGTGATTTTGCTATAATTTGGGTTCTCCTTTGCTGTAACAGTATCAGTCTTTGTGCTGTATATGAAGGTTGCAGGTTGTAGCTAAAGTTGCAATATGCTATACAGAATGATGCATAGCTTACTCTGCTGTTTGGTTGTTTGGCTTGCgccagtgttttttttttttttgttagatagGGATTAATTTAAAGATGTTGAGTTTATTTATGTTGCATGCATCATGTGTGCATGCATCATGTGAGCctagatttttgggtttgttcttCTCCTGTGTGATTTCAACGACTATGTGTGTAGGTATGTGTAAGTATTTTCTGTCATTTTTGTGTGTAAGTATTTGGTTTAGGTCTTATCTTGTGCGATTTCAACGAACATGTAGTGTAAGAGTACAACTTTTGCTGTCATTTGTGTTTTATGGCTACTGAAATTGTTGTATAACTTAATCTAGTCCTTTGAATTGATTCTGTTGTGGACCTATTTTAcatgtaatttaataattttatagaatttgaGTTTGATTCATTTCTATCTGTTTAAAAGATTCAGTTTTTGGAAATTCTGAGAATTggggttttatatatatatatatatatatattttttttttttgagatgtggGTTTGTTTATAAATCTATTATAGGATGCTGGGTCTTGTAtattaatatttgaattgttgTAATCTAAGATTTTTTAGGGatttttataggtttcgggTCATCGAGAAGATGGGTttgattgaataaagaaaagGGGCTATTTGGCACAATATTTGTGAATTCATTAGCTTTCAGCAATAATTATGTTTTGTTTGGTATTTGAGGTAAGGTAGgaatagaaaattaatttgggtttttgactgtggattgattttgatgttcaATGTAACAGAACCTTGTGCTATTAGGGAGCCTGGTACAACTTTTCATTTTAGTCTTAGAGTGGCTGTATAGCTTGGGGACTGAAACAAAATAAGTAGTAAGAttaaagattttgtttttttgtttttttttttccaagcgCTTTTCTCATCAACTAGAGGGTTGTTGTAATTTGATTCAATGAACCACCTTATGCTGGTTGGTGACACATTAGGCAACAGTTTGGATTTAGAAGTTGATGACTTAATTAAAGTGTGACAACATAGCGGATAAGGCGAATGTGGAAGGATCATATCAAACTCAAGAGGCTTAAGGAAAGACCGAAGATTGTAGCCCAACAAGCTGCAAAGAAGTAGAAGCCCAAGTAGACCATTGAGATTAGGCTCGGAGGAAGTAGAACACAAGATGAGATTCTCAAGTATATGTTGAAGCTGATGGAAGTTTGCAAAGCTCACAGCTTTGTCTATGGTATCATTCCTAAGAAGGGTAAGCGAGTGATGAAGAGATTGAAGCAAAAGAATTGGAAAGACGAATGTGAAAGGATCGTATCAAACTCAAGAGGCTTAAGGAAAGACCGAAGATTGCAACCCAACAAGCTGCAGAGAAGCAGAAGCCCAAGCAGATCACTGAGATCAGGCTCCGAGGAAGTAAAGCACATGATGGGATTCTTAAGTATATGGAAGTTGATGGAAGCTGAatggaaaaacattttttttccaaatataattaaatgaatATAATCTCAATATTAGAAGGAATTCTACATAGTTAAGAAAGTTTTTGACTCTATTATAGAAactgacaaaaaaaattagattgagaagtgcatttttttttaatatagtaaAATTACAAACTTGATATCTAACTTCTGCATTTCGTAATACATTTCTCAACGTATTTTATTGACAAGCTTATATTAGTGGTACTTCAAATGAATGTAAGAACAACAAtggaagaagatacaaaaagtactttaaagttgtctttcaatttattggaaattgatattttagcatttattggatattttaatttaagtttgatttatattttccatttcgtaatttaatgtttcatatcAAGGATAGGAATCCTAATGTTGAATCAAAgatgaaaaaacaaagaattgtTTAAATCTTCGTACACaatagctttcccgtgcatcgcacgggttagcgactagttattataaAAGATGTGCTTTTACAAATAGTTAACTCAAATAGACCCAAGGAATAGAGATATTTGACACAAGCTTTTACTATAACAACATTAAAATTGACCTCTAgattttatagtttatactaGGTTTCACTAACTTTTTTCCTAACAAAATGttgaacattttttataataaggattaaaaattttcatttacaaTGATGgaatcaatttgttttttaaaaagtcatgCATCTATATGTTCCAAGACCTCCCTTTATTACTAACAAAAAAGCAAAGCATGGCCTTAATTAAAGGGTGGTCTCATAATATATCCTCTCTTACATTATGGGCGTGCATTGATCCTATGGGCATTGGATTAATGGTACTTTTCAACCTAATCCAAACTCTTTGAGTTTGTAAATCCCCAACCCTACACAACATGTAGTGATCAGGTTAGGTTGTGTGATTTTTAATTGTGACATTTTTCTTAGGCCTAATAAATGTCcgtttgggaacaacttatttaactgaaactgaaaactttttgctaaaagtactgtgaataaaggtaaaaattagctgaaatattTCAGTAAGACCCATGAATCATACCAAAAAATGCAGTgggacttatgaatagtagtaaaaatatgttggaaaaaataatcaatgccaAAGGCACACTAAAATAGAAGAGTGGTTTTCATTCAGCTACAAATTTCAAAATACCAAAGTAAATGAAAACTACAAATTTAAACAACCCTAAAGTAAAGTACAATAAATTTAgggtaaaataatattttggtctttaaattttaccaaaaatttgtttttcattcctaaattttgaaaagttctATTGTCATCCTTAAACTTTGTAAACagtttttttcaatagtttagagacaaaagtagggatgaaaaaaaaaaagaatttttcaatattttagggatgaattttatttattctttatttttttaagtttaaggacgaaagtaaattattttcaatagtttagaaatgaaaaaaaacttttctatcgttaagggaaaaaaaatttgttaaagtttagggacaacAAATGAATTTTAGTAAAGTTAAggaactaaaataatattttacccataaatttaaaaagcatataatatttaaactattttttttttttgcaacaatatttaaactattaataGTATGGTTTCGGTCCCTTTAGATTACTTTGGATAAAATTCTGCCAACCTAAACTCAAGCTTCAAAAGATTTAAGATTAATTGTAAATTACACCCTTGAAGTTTTGGGTTGATtaaattttacaccctaaactttaaggttgtaatttataatttactcaAAGAGTTACTATCAATTCAACTCAACCCATGAAAAATTAACCCGACTGTAGGTTGGATTCGATTAGATCGAATAGGTGGGTTAAAGGTTAAAAGTAAAACTTGAAAGCAAGACCCTTGAGTCTGCTtcataataaaacaaataatagtAACCCCACCTATCATTTCTTTATCCATTAGTCATACCCACTTGTCTTAGTTGGTTCCTTCTCTATTATTTTGTCTATTCTGAGTGACCGTATGAGCTGAGCAAATGGTTTTGGAGTCCAAATACCAGGGTTTTCTCCCAAACTGCTGGCAAAACTGCCTATAGTTTTGCTCCCAAAATCTTCTCACCGGCCACTATCTTCACACATTATATAAGATCCATTTCCTTACATTGGGCACCATCAGAATTCGAAATCCAAAGTCTATTTTACATCTTCCGAACTTCCAAATTCCCATTTATTTCGGATCCAATTTAGAGCAAGAAAGCAGTATGAGTGCAACAAGTAAAGCTTCGTGGATGGTGGCAGCTAGTATTGGTGCAGTTGAGGCCTTGAAAGACCAAGGTGTTTGCAGATGGAACTATCCTCTAAGGTCACTTCACCAGCATGCGAAGAACAATATCAGATCATACTATCAAGCCAAGAAACTCTCAGCTCAGTCTTCCTCGGCTATATCTAGTAAAGTGAACAACGAGAAGCTAAAGCAGAGTGAAGAGTCTTTGAGAAAAGTCATGTATTTGAGTTGTTGGGGTCCTAACTGATCCCCCCTACACTTCTTGTAAATATATGGCCAAGTTTTGAATCAATATAAATTGCTTCATCCCAAATTTTTGTCCGTTATCCTTATCCCTActaatttcatttcaattttgtaCACCAGTTGGAACTTTTGTAGTATTCAACTTTTATGGTAATTTTTGCCAAGAATTgctataatttttgtatttgtgacATGTTCCTCACTGTGTTTTTAAATTGAAGTTTGGGTTATAGAATGAATTGAATTTGGTCGAATTTGAACAGGATAAAGCTGAACTGAGAAAGattcaaatgatttttatttagcCATTTTAAAGTATCTGTTTCAAGAAACGTGATTAAaatctttctttgatttctaccggtgaaaa of Quercus lobata isolate SW786 chromosome 8, ValleyOak3.0 Primary Assembly, whole genome shotgun sequence contains these proteins:
- the LOC115957906 gene encoding uncharacterized protein LOC115957906 is translated as MSATSKASWMVAASIGAVEALKDQGVCRWNYPLRSLHQHAKNNIRSYYQAKKLSAQSSSAISSKVNNEKLKQSEESLRKVMYLSCWGPN